Proteins from a single region of Polyangiaceae bacterium:
- a CDS encoding protein kinase encodes MSVHGEGDVVAQRYRVDGVIGEGGAAITYAATMLDSGAAVVLKQLRLWRERDWKSLDLFQRECAVLREITHPGVPRYIDNFEVEGGDGTQFYVVQERAPGWSLAGWFAQGTPFSEAQVRLVADQVLDILSYLHGRATPVIHRDIKPQNLIMSREGRVYLVDFGAVRAHTAVANAGTTVVGTFGYMAPEQLRGVALPATDLYSLGVTLLQLLTGRRPDQLEGDATVRVPKNLPVSANLRRWLERMVAPDPKHRFPTAAVARRELTHPTRQAVKRPLRVALVTVVASAVIVPAAAYVALQFPVRAESSVRRPRIFDPVASTGRLHLDRTLSGHWNSVFGVALSNDEKSLYSCSNDGSVRRWRIPSWTTDLTYVGNTVRANVVRISADSKTLVTANLDGTIRVWDANARRPIREMNAHHGQITGLAISEDGKRIYSAGFDRRVAARNLQDGTVLWEHSMKDALYALALAPDGKQVAVADKTGVIHLLYAETGTAGFTLGGHEKAVGKLVYSGDGATLISAGDDHRVGVWHVSAHQRIRWLHGHDDEVWSVAVSPDGKLIVSGGKDGRVRLWDMYSGDLLDSVGDNPGGVMSLSFSPTGAGFAAGLGSGAVRIYSLQTPLWEPPEIKTPTPRPPFAPESGSSPVAAAVQEANYVMDAFGERGYSRARIQELLDRATKADPNYAPLAIAKARFVQQSGYLYGRKYTPESLRTASALLDEAEKMDPKLGQVWIERGHLALLDKDIPRAKECAARAAKLKVHPHRLLRLEASIAERERRWDDVHAAARRLLESKPVHRDRVNAYSDLADVFNRRDATAPAERMHRSLINLEPDSGWARGNFSYRLTQWGRYDDAIAMGLEARKVHDFPRLRIILAEAYAGKAWTLALQGEVAKAEKSLADAEDETDQIGMVHVARGAIREEKGDSVGAREAYKRGLEIEPDLKTAKQALKRLGG; translated from the coding sequence ATGAGCGTGCACGGGGAGGGAGACGTGGTCGCGCAGCGCTATCGCGTCGACGGCGTGATCGGCGAGGGTGGCGCGGCCATTACCTACGCCGCCACGATGCTGGACAGCGGCGCTGCCGTCGTATTGAAGCAGCTTCGGCTCTGGCGGGAACGCGACTGGAAGTCCCTCGACCTCTTCCAGCGCGAGTGCGCGGTGCTGCGCGAGATCACTCATCCCGGGGTTCCGCGCTACATCGACAACTTCGAAGTCGAGGGTGGCGACGGCACGCAGTTCTACGTGGTGCAGGAGCGCGCCCCGGGCTGGTCCCTCGCGGGTTGGTTCGCGCAAGGAACGCCCTTCAGCGAAGCACAGGTCAGGCTAGTCGCCGATCAGGTGCTCGACATCCTCAGCTACTTGCACGGCCGTGCTACCCCAGTCATCCACCGCGACATCAAGCCGCAGAACTTGATCATGTCGCGGGAGGGCCGAGTGTACTTGGTGGACTTCGGCGCGGTGCGGGCGCACACCGCCGTGGCCAACGCCGGCACGACCGTCGTCGGAACCTTTGGCTACATGGCTCCGGAGCAACTTCGCGGCGTGGCTCTGCCCGCGACCGACCTGTACTCCCTTGGCGTCACGTTGCTGCAGCTCCTCACCGGGCGTCGCCCCGATCAACTCGAGGGCGATGCGACCGTGCGTGTGCCGAAGAACTTGCCGGTCAGCGCGAATCTGCGCCGCTGGCTGGAGCGAATGGTCGCTCCCGACCCCAAGCACCGTTTTCCGACAGCCGCCGTCGCGCGCCGCGAACTCACTCACCCGACTCGACAAGCAGTCAAGCGTCCGCTGCGCGTCGCGCTGGTCACGGTCGTGGCGTCCGCCGTGATCGTGCCCGCCGCGGCCTACGTCGCACTTCAGTTTCCTGTTCGCGCCGAATCGAGCGTCCGTCGCCCGCGGATCTTCGATCCCGTGGCCTCGACGGGAAGGCTGCACTTGGATCGCACCCTCAGCGGCCACTGGAACAGCGTGTTCGGTGTGGCGCTGTCAAACGACGAGAAATCTCTCTACAGCTGTTCCAACGACGGATCGGTGCGTCGCTGGCGCATTCCTTCCTGGACCACGGATCTCACCTACGTGGGCAATACGGTGCGAGCCAACGTGGTTCGCATCTCGGCTGACAGCAAGACGTTGGTCACTGCCAATCTCGACGGGACCATCCGCGTGTGGGACGCCAATGCTCGGCGCCCCATTCGCGAGATGAATGCCCACCACGGCCAGATCACGGGGCTCGCGATCTCCGAGGACGGCAAGCGCATCTACTCCGCCGGCTTCGACCGACGAGTGGCGGCGCGGAACCTGCAGGACGGCACGGTGCTGTGGGAACACTCCATGAAGGATGCCCTCTACGCTCTCGCTCTCGCCCCGGACGGCAAGCAGGTCGCGGTTGCGGACAAGACGGGCGTCATCCATCTCCTCTATGCCGAGACGGGTACTGCGGGCTTCACCCTCGGGGGCCACGAGAAGGCGGTGGGGAAGCTCGTCTACTCGGGCGATGGCGCCACGCTGATCAGCGCTGGCGACGATCACCGAGTCGGGGTGTGGCACGTCAGCGCCCACCAACGCATTCGCTGGTTGCACGGGCACGACGACGAAGTCTGGTCAGTGGCCGTGTCCCCGGACGGAAAGCTCATCGTATCCGGCGGCAAGGATGGTCGAGTGCGCCTGTGGGACATGTACAGCGGAGATCTGCTCGACTCGGTGGGCGACAATCCTGGTGGCGTGATGTCGCTTTCGTTTTCACCGACGGGCGCGGGCTTTGCGGCGGGACTCGGTAGCGGGGCCGTTCGTATCTACTCGCTGCAGACCCCGCTGTGGGAGCCGCCGGAGATCAAGACGCCCACGCCGCGTCCGCCCTTCGCGCCGGAGTCCGGGTCGAGCCCCGTCGCGGCGGCAGTGCAGGAGGCCAACTACGTCATGGACGCCTTTGGCGAGCGAGGCTACTCCCGGGCACGCATCCAAGAGCTGCTGGACCGCGCCACCAAAGCCGATCCGAACTACGCGCCGTTGGCGATCGCCAAAGCCAGGTTCGTGCAACAGTCCGGCTATCTGTACGGCAGGAAGTACACGCCTGAGTCGCTGCGAACTGCTTCCGCGCTGCTGGACGAGGCAGAGAAGATGGATCCCAAGCTCGGGCAAGTGTGGATCGAGCGCGGGCACCTAGCGCTTTTGGACAAGGACATTCCTCGCGCGAAGGAATGCGCAGCGCGTGCCGCCAAGCTGAAGGTGCATCCTCACCGGCTCCTGCGCCTGGAAGCAAGCATCGCCGAGCGCGAGCGTCGATGGGACGACGTTCACGCCGCAGCCCGACGCTTGCTGGAATCGAAGCCGGTTCACCGGGACCGAGTCAATGCGTACTCGGACTTGGCTGACGTGTTCAACCGTCGTGATGCTACCGCCCCAGCGGAGCGAATGCACCGCTCGCTCATCAACCTCGAGCCCGACAGCGGTTGGGCCCGCGGCAACTTCTCGTATCGCCTGACACAGTGGGGTCGATACGACGACGCAATCGCGATGGGGCTCGAGGCGCGAAAGGTCCACGACTTTCCGCGCCTGCGCATCATTCTGGCCGAGGCCTACGCGGGCAAAGCATGGACCCTTGCCCTTCAAGGAGAGGTCGCCAAGGCTGAGAAGAGCCTGGCCGACGCCGAAGACGAAACCGACCAGATCGGCATGGTGCACGTGGCGCGCGGCGCCATCCGCGAGGAAAAGGGAGACTCCGTCGGCGCTCGCGAAGCTTACAAACGCGGCCTCGAAATCGAGCCTGACCTGAAGACCGCAAAGCAAGCGCTGAAGCGGCTTGGGGGGTAG
- a CDS encoding MotA/TolQ/ExbB proton channel family protein — MSRNLRRFLISVAVMIGAPLLGLLSTVVALIVAFRGVSKEAPEQKARVLAEGISEAMNATAFGLLISIVALVPAIIFGARAFRESRAKRG, encoded by the coding sequence ATGAGTCGAAACCTGCGGCGGTTTCTGATCAGCGTGGCGGTGATGATCGGGGCGCCGTTGCTCGGGTTGCTGTCGACCGTCGTGGCCTTGATCGTGGCCTTTCGAGGCGTGTCCAAGGAGGCGCCGGAACAGAAGGCTCGCGTCTTGGCGGAGGGCATCTCGGAAGCGATGAATGCGACGGCCTTCGGTCTCTTGATCTCGATTGTGGCGCTCGTGCCCGCGATCATCTTTGGCGCGCGCGCGTTTCGGGAGTCACGCGCGAAGCGAGGCTAG
- a CDS encoding DUF1801 domain-containing protein → MTAKSQLLCFPGAVASDPAVARWMREHSGPLGALAQHWFGVIRSSGDDVLELMHDGCPTACIDDAGFAYVNAFKAHVNLGFFRGAELSDPDGLLEGAGKFMRHVKLRPERAIDAPALERLIGVAYQDMKRRLDEG, encoded by the coding sequence GTGACGGCCAAGAGTCAGTTGCTCTGTTTTCCTGGGGCCGTCGCCAGCGACCCCGCCGTCGCGAGATGGATGCGCGAGCACTCAGGCCCTTTGGGTGCGCTTGCCCAGCACTGGTTCGGCGTGATCCGCAGCTCTGGCGATGATGTTCTCGAGCTGATGCACGATGGCTGTCCTACGGCGTGCATCGACGACGCCGGCTTTGCCTACGTCAACGCCTTCAAGGCCCATGTGAACCTGGGGTTCTTTCGCGGCGCCGAGTTGAGCGACCCCGACGGCCTGCTCGAGGGCGCGGGCAAGTTCATGCGCCACGTAAAGCTCCGCCCGGAGCGCGCCATCGACGCCCCGGCTTTGGAGCGTCTCATCGGCGTTGCCTACCAGGACATGAAGCGCCGATTGGACGAAGGCTAG